Proteins co-encoded in one Nicotiana sylvestris chromosome 7, ASM39365v2, whole genome shotgun sequence genomic window:
- the LOC138872855 gene encoding uncharacterized protein, with protein MDDDMVDIEARPWLDVVEGRRSWNAATTVAAAGRKRSSRGDAGSHGTGSSGMTTIVVWSEERRREAAACTIFPLAYAVVDSENDASWKWFFEQFKEAYGERPSMCVVSDRHESILKATSVVYPGLAHYSCMWHIWTNIRSKFKKGHLQLHELYFATARSYTLDEFNERMLKIEEVDLRVKSYLYDIGYHRWSRVHATVNRTFTMTSNIAESLNVVTKDARELPIFDIFEYMRTLLECWTKEKLSKAKGTFTYLGHKYNKELEDNSTLSQKLRVRASTDHIHTVLDGVKRYIVCLENKKCSCGQFQLDELPCAHALAALRHRNETYENYCSPYYTRKSLLLTYEMPVNPLPDEGKWEVPQHILDEVVKPPAGDKRQPGRPHKERYKTFDEIKSKKYKVSCGNCGGEGHNKRTCKNAPKKK; from the exons atggacgacgacatggttgacatcgaagctcgtccatggctggacgtagtaGAAGGCAGAAGAAGCTGGAACGCAGCAACGACAGTGGCAGCAGCTGGAAGAAAACGAAGCAGCAGAGGCGACGCGGGCAGCCATGGCACAGGCAGCAGTGGCATGACGACGATAGTCGTTTGGAGCGAAGAACGAAGAAGAGAAGCCGCTGCGT GTACTATTTTTCCCTTGGCATATGCTGTGGTTGATTCTGAAAACGACGCGTCTTGGAagtggttctttgagcaattcaaggaGGCATATGGTGAAAGACCTTCAATGTGTGTTGTTTCAGATAGGCATGAGAGTATACTGAAGGCAACATCAGTTGTCTATCCGGGATTGGCACACTACTCTTGCATGTGGCATATATGGACAAATAtaaggtcaaaattcaagaagggacatctacaattacatgaattgtactttgctacagcacggtcatacactctggatgaatttaatgaaaggatgttGAAGATTGAAGAGGTAGACCTGCGTGTAAAGTCTTACCTATAtgatattggctatcatagatggtCAAGAGTACATGCAACGGTGAATAGAACTTTTACTATGACGTCAAACATTGCCGAGTCGTTGAATGTTGTAACAAAAGATGCAAGAGAGCTGCCAATATTTGATATATTTGAGTATATGAGGACTCTTCTTGAATGTTGGACAAAAGAAAAGTTATCGAAGGCAAAGGGTACTTTCACATACCTTGGTCACAAATACAACAAAGAATTGGAAGACAACAGTACATTATCTCAGAAACTAAgg gtgagggcttcaacagatcatatacatactgtgttagatggtgtgaagcggtacattgtgtgtctagaaaacaagaaatgtagctgtggacaattccaacttgatgaacttCCATGTGCGCATGCTTTGGCAGCATTAAGGCATAGGAATGAAACATACGAAAACTATTGCTCTCCGTATTACACAAGGAAGAGCCTTCTGCTTACCTATGAAATGCCAGTAAATCCTCTTCCTGATGAAGGCAAATGGGAAGTGCCACAACATATTTTGGATGAGGTAGTAAAGCCACCGGCGGGAGATAAAAGGCAGCCAGGGAGACCTCACAAGGAAAGATATAAAACATTTGATGAAATAAAGTCAAAGAAATACAAGGTGTCATGTGGCAATTGTGGAggtgaagggcataacaaaagaaCTTGCAAGAATGCGCCGAAAAAGAAATGA